Proteins from a single region of Streptomyces sp. TN58:
- a CDS encoding AMP-binding protein, which produces MRTTTTAPETVAELMVRQWGDHRPGLVYEDGERRALTHHRTAQEAAARAALLVDLMPAGAEPHLGVLLDNTPEFPFWLGAAALAGAAVAGINPTRRGPELARDILHTDCRLLITEPAHLPLLRGLDLPGVRVLVTGTEEYAALLAPYAAAKPGEAALRTPIPGSRLLLYFTSGSTGAPKAAVCSQGRLAAAGASLARRFSVGADDVHYVCMPLFHGNAVIADWLPALAAGAAVALRRRFSASAFLDDVQAYGATYFTYVGRAIQYLLATEPRPDDRDHRLRLGFGTEAGAVDAARFAERFGVRLIEGYGATEGGASVQRTPDTPPGALGRAGAGDDLAVIDPETGEECPPAVLDGSGRLLNGSTAIGELVNRGRSLFEGYWRNPDAEAERTRDGWYWTGDLFYRDPAGFLYFAGRTDDRLRVDSENLAAAVIENILARWPDATAVAVYGVPDEAAGDQVMAALSLREGTSFSPEAFEAFLSRQPDLGTKMPPRYVRIVPEMPVTATNKIHRVALRRTAFRCADPVWHRSPAGGYAPLTPPALSALLARYEAHGRLGLLPQ; this is translated from the coding sequence ATGCGGACGACGACGACAGCACCCGAAACCGTCGCGGAGCTCATGGTGCGCCAGTGGGGCGACCACCGGCCCGGGCTGGTGTACGAGGACGGCGAACGCCGCGCCCTCACCCACCACCGGACCGCCCAGGAGGCCGCCGCCCGCGCCGCGCTCCTCGTCGACCTCATGCCCGCCGGCGCGGAACCACACCTCGGGGTCCTGCTCGACAACACCCCCGAGTTCCCGTTCTGGCTCGGCGCGGCGGCCCTCGCCGGGGCCGCCGTCGCCGGGATCAACCCCACCCGGCGCGGCCCCGAACTGGCCCGCGACATCCTGCACACCGACTGCCGCCTCCTGATCACCGAGCCCGCCCACCTGCCGCTGCTCCGCGGCCTCGACCTGCCCGGCGTACGCGTCCTGGTCACCGGCACCGAGGAGTACGCGGCCCTCCTCGCGCCCTACGCCGCCGCCAAACCCGGCGAGGCCGCCCTGCGTACCCCCATCCCCGGCTCCCGCCTCCTCCTCTACTTCACCTCCGGCTCCACCGGCGCCCCCAAGGCCGCCGTCTGCAGCCAGGGCCGGCTCGCGGCCGCCGGCGCCTCACTGGCGCGCCGGTTCTCCGTCGGCGCGGACGACGTCCACTACGTCTGCATGCCGCTCTTCCACGGCAACGCCGTCATCGCCGACTGGCTCCCCGCACTCGCCGCCGGCGCCGCGGTCGCACTGCGCCGCCGCTTCTCCGCCTCGGCGTTCCTGGACGACGTGCAGGCCTACGGCGCGACGTACTTCACCTACGTCGGCCGGGCGATCCAGTACCTCCTGGCCACCGAGCCCCGCCCCGACGACCGCGACCACCGCCTCCGGCTCGGCTTCGGCACCGAGGCCGGGGCCGTGGACGCCGCCCGCTTCGCCGAACGCTTCGGCGTCCGCCTGATCGAGGGCTACGGCGCCACCGAGGGCGGCGCCTCCGTCCAGCGCACCCCGGACACCCCGCCGGGCGCCCTGGGCCGGGCGGGCGCTGGCGACGACCTGGCGGTGATCGATCCGGAGACGGGCGAAGAATGCCCGCCGGCCGTCCTGGACGGGAGCGGCCGCCTGCTCAACGGCTCCACCGCGATCGGCGAGCTCGTCAACCGGGGCCGCAGCCTCTTCGAGGGCTACTGGCGCAACCCGGACGCGGAAGCCGAACGCACCCGGGACGGCTGGTACTGGACGGGCGACCTCTTCTACCGCGACCCCGCCGGCTTCCTCTACTTCGCGGGCCGCACCGACGACCGGCTCCGCGTCGACAGCGAGAACCTCGCCGCGGCGGTGATCGAGAACATCCTCGCCCGCTGGCCGGACGCGACCGCGGTCGCCGTCTACGGAGTCCCGGACGAAGCGGCCGGAGACCAGGTGATGGCGGCCCTCTCGCTCCGCGAGGGCACGTCCTTCTCCCCGGAGGCCTTCGAGGCCTTCCTCTCCCGCCAGCCGGACCTGGGCACGAAGATGCCCCCGCGCTACGTCCGCATCGTCCCCGAGATGCCGGTCACCGCGACGAACAAGATCCACCGCGTGGCCCTGCGCCGCACCGCCTTCCGCTGCGCGGACCCCGTCTGGCACCGATCCCCCGCCGGGGGCTACGCCCCCCTGACCCCGCCGGCCCTGTCCGCCCTTCTGGCCCGCTACGAGGCCCATGGCCGCCTCGGCCTCCTGCCCCAGTGA
- a CDS encoding lytic polysaccharide monooxygenase auxiliary activity family 9 protein: MPRIPATSGASRRAGVAALGLGLVAGITLVGAPSASGHGYTDTPISRQKLCANRTVSDCGAIQWEPQSVEGFKGFPAAGPADGRICSGGLPQFAELDNPRGGAWPTTKVTSGQSYGFRWQFTANHSTTDFKYYVTKDGWTGTKALTRADLEPQPFLTVAYNGARPAMTTVHQGSMPSGKSGRHLILAVWTVNDTPMAFYACSDVQF, from the coding sequence ATGCCCAGAATCCCCGCGACATCCGGAGCGTCCAGGAGGGCCGGCGTCGCCGCGCTCGGCCTCGGACTCGTCGCCGGCATCACCCTCGTCGGCGCTCCCAGCGCCAGCGGCCACGGCTACACCGACACCCCCATCAGCCGCCAGAAGCTCTGTGCCAACAGGACCGTCTCCGACTGCGGCGCGATCCAGTGGGAGCCGCAGAGCGTCGAGGGCTTCAAGGGCTTCCCGGCCGCCGGCCCCGCCGACGGCAGGATATGTTCCGGCGGACTCCCGCAGTTCGCCGAGCTCGACAACCCGCGCGGCGGCGCCTGGCCCACCACCAAGGTGACCAGCGGCCAGAGCTACGGCTTCAGGTGGCAGTTCACCGCCAACCACTCCACCACCGACTTCAAGTACTACGTCACCAAGGACGGCTGGACCGGCACCAAAGCCCTCACCCGCGCCGACCTCGAACCCCAGCCCTTCCTCACCGTCGCCTACAACGGCGCCCGCCCCGCCATGACCACCGTCCACCAGGGCTCCATGCCCAGCGGCAAGAGCGGCCGGCACCTGATCCTGGCCGTCTGGACCGTCAACGACACCCCGATGGCCTTCTACGCCTGCTCCGACGTTCAGTTCTGA
- a CDS encoding SPFH domain-containing protein — MTAARGQNGTEDEPEPEHERAAGGVVPAARGQVEPEPVHAQAEAGAEAVDIPPATPRPRNPADAANSGVPGPGVAEIVAQAVARGMEEAGAPDLAKAAAPHRGTSVTEVPVHLPFRADAADSAAAATATARPAPARTYRPARPAPGRRVPQGDDRLREHRGPVLPGWVGVAVGGLALAGCTAVLWRAGIVPAPLVAAFGAAPRAYRGLHAVHWPPLAFLGVVALVALGGLGRARTGHAWVLTLFGRYRGTVRRTGLTWVSPLLLRRRVDVRLRHWRSDPMPAVDSDGLALQVVVQVVWQVKDTARATLAVADHTAYLAEQVESAMARVLSQLPADAFHDDAPTLRDAEAVGDALTRMLAAETEAVGIEVYSAQPTRIEYAPEVAEAMRRRRVAAIDAKHRDAVLTSVVDAVDDTVHRLTSRGLVELDDYERKALVKDLTVAFCTGRTE; from the coding sequence GTGACTGCTGCGCGGGGGCAGAACGGGACCGAGGACGAGCCCGAGCCCGAGCACGAGCGCGCCGCAGGCGGGGTGGTGCCCGCCGCGCGGGGGCAGGTCGAGCCTGAGCCGGTGCACGCCCAGGCGGAGGCCGGAGCCGAGGCCGTCGACATCCCGCCCGCCACCCCGCGGCCGCGGAACCCCGCCGACGCGGCGAACTCGGGCGTGCCCGGGCCCGGTGTGGCCGAGATCGTCGCCCAGGCGGTGGCCCGCGGCATGGAGGAGGCCGGCGCCCCGGACCTGGCGAAGGCCGCCGCCCCGCACCGCGGCACCTCCGTCACCGAGGTACCGGTGCACCTCCCCTTCCGTGCCGACGCGGCCGACTCGGCGGCCGCCGCCACCGCCACGGCCCGCCCGGCGCCCGCCCGCACGTACAGGCCCGCCCGGCCCGCGCCCGGCCGCCGGGTCCCCCAAGGCGACGACCGCCTCCGGGAGCACCGCGGCCCGGTGCTGCCCGGCTGGGTCGGCGTCGCCGTCGGCGGCCTGGCCCTCGCCGGCTGCACGGCCGTGCTCTGGCGGGCGGGGATCGTCCCCGCCCCCCTCGTCGCCGCCTTCGGCGCGGCCCCCCGCGCCTACCGGGGACTGCACGCCGTCCACTGGCCGCCGCTCGCCTTCCTCGGCGTCGTCGCCCTCGTCGCGCTCGGCGGCCTCGGCCGGGCCCGTACCGGCCACGCCTGGGTGCTCACCCTCTTCGGCCGCTACCGCGGCACGGTCCGCCGTACCGGCCTGACCTGGGTCAGCCCCCTGCTGCTGCGCCGCCGGGTCGACGTACGCCTGCGCCACTGGCGCAGCGACCCGATGCCCGCCGTCGACTCCGACGGCCTCGCCCTCCAGGTCGTCGTCCAGGTCGTCTGGCAGGTCAAGGACACCGCCCGGGCCACCCTCGCCGTCGCGGACCACACCGCGTACCTCGCCGAGCAGGTGGAGTCGGCCATGGCCCGGGTACTGTCCCAGCTCCCGGCGGACGCCTTCCACGACGACGCCCCGACCCTGCGTGACGCCGAGGCCGTCGGCGACGCGCTGACCCGGATGCTGGCGGCCGAGACCGAGGCGGTCGGCATCGAGGTGTACTCGGCCCAGCCGACCCGGATCGAGTACGCGCCCGAGGTCGCCGAGGCCATGCGCCGCCGGCGGGTCGCCGCGATCGACGCCAAGCACCGCGACGCCGTACTGACCTCGGTGGTGGACGCCGTCGACGACACCGTCCACCGGCTGACCTCGCGCGGGCTCGTCGAGCTCGACGACTACGAGCGCAAGGCCCTCGTGAAGGACCTCACGGTCGCCTTCTGCACCGGGCGTACCGAGTAG
- a CDS encoding peptidoglycan-binding protein: MPMPAFEEYEPEGDCVCRGCAQRRRALARARAIPLRDGGHPAARGARRALVLATAAGVVLGGGGGTAVALSAPAAGPVTLDDPGSPQGGRTPLHGPKGKPGNPGAPGRPGAVKRIDRTTIINRAKLWLDAQVPYSMSEYWTDGYRQDCSGYVSMAWNLGSNEWTGSLDKFATKITKDELLPGDMLLFHNPANPNNGSHVVLFGGWVDQTRTHYVAYEQTRPTTRKLATPYGYWANASKYVPYRFNGVTGGIVPQVPGAVPAPAPVPEPPAAGPKPGDPARTFPGADKFAAGATNDHVAQLGRMLIERGAYRFYPKGVADRTWSDHDQRATQAFQRAQGWTGADADGVPGAHTWRLLVEKQGRNIPPTVGAAPGPGGVRAYPGAAVFRPGRSHPAVEALGRQLVKKGFGKYYTSGPGARWGETDRRNVEAFQRAQGWRGAAANGYPGPETWRRLFA; encoded by the coding sequence ATGCCGATGCCCGCTTTCGAGGAGTACGAGCCCGAGGGCGACTGCGTGTGCCGGGGATGCGCCCAGCGCCGCCGTGCCCTCGCCCGGGCCCGCGCCATACCGCTCCGGGACGGGGGGCATCCCGCCGCGCGCGGGGCACGGCGGGCGCTGGTCCTCGCCACCGCCGCCGGCGTGGTCCTCGGCGGTGGCGGCGGCACGGCGGTCGCCCTGAGCGCACCGGCCGCCGGGCCGGTGACCCTCGACGACCCCGGCAGCCCGCAGGGCGGCCGCACCCCCCTGCACGGCCCGAAGGGCAAGCCGGGGAACCCCGGAGCCCCGGGCCGGCCGGGCGCCGTGAAGCGCATCGACCGTACGACGATCATCAACCGGGCGAAGCTGTGGCTGGACGCGCAGGTCCCGTACAGCATGTCCGAGTACTGGACGGACGGCTACCGGCAGGACTGCTCCGGCTACGTCTCCATGGCCTGGAACCTCGGCTCGAACGAGTGGACCGGCAGCCTCGACAAGTTCGCCACCAAGATCACCAAGGACGAGCTGCTGCCGGGGGACATGCTGCTCTTCCACAACCCGGCGAACCCCAACAACGGCTCCCACGTGGTCCTCTTCGGCGGCTGGGTGGACCAGACGCGCACGCACTACGTCGCCTACGAGCAGACGCGGCCCACGACGCGGAAGCTGGCCACGCCCTACGGGTACTGGGCCAACGCGTCGAAGTACGTCCCGTACCGGTTCAACGGCGTGACGGGCGGCATCGTCCCGCAGGTCCCGGGCGCCGTCCCTGCCCCCGCGCCCGTCCCCGAACCGCCGGCGGCCGGACCGAAGCCGGGCGACCCGGCCAGGACCTTCCCCGGAGCGGACAAGTTCGCCGCGGGAGCCACCAACGACCACGTGGCGCAGCTGGGCCGGATGCTGATCGAGCGCGGCGCGTACCGCTTCTACCCCAAGGGGGTGGCCGACCGGACGTGGAGCGACCACGACCAGCGTGCCACCCAGGCCTTCCAGCGCGCGCAGGGCTGGACGGGCGCCGACGCCGACGGCGTCCCGGGCGCGCACACCTGGCGCCTGCTCGTCGAGAAGCAGGGCAGGAACATCCCGCCGACGGTGGGCGCAGCGCCCGGACCGGGCGGCGTACGGGCCTACCCGGGGGCCGCGGTGTTCCGCCCGGGCCGGTCCCACCCTGCCGTCGAGGCCCTCGGCCGGCAGCTGGTGAAGAAGGGCTTCGGCAAGTACTACACGTCCGGCCCGGGCGCCCGCTGGGGCGAGACGGACCGCCGCAACGTCGAGGCCTTCCAGCGCGCGCAGGGCTGGCGCGGCGCCGCGGCCAACGGCTACCCGGGCCCGGAAACCTGGCGCCGGCTGTTCGCATGA
- a CDS encoding class F sortase → MSDWRTGAEAWAGTGAGADEAKARGSAGGRLLTFAAWSVLVLGLWLWGRELTLVPAPLSGQAGGAVGAGLPAAHAPVAGSLPQRVDVPSIGIQAPVVSRGLDKDGAIDPPPYDSPGTVGWWGQGVQPGAAGTALMVGHVDTRSKPAVFYGLSSAQAGDKVRVVRADGSVAEFTIEDVRVYERTAFDAHKAYGPRVAGRAELRLVTCGGTYDKAAKEYTANVVVSAYLTGVGVRAGTAA, encoded by the coding sequence GTGAGCGACTGGCGTACGGGGGCGGAAGCGTGGGCGGGGACGGGGGCGGGGGCGGACGAGGCCAAGGCCAGGGGATCCGCCGGGGGCCGGCTGCTGACCTTCGCGGCCTGGTCGGTCCTGGTGCTGGGCCTGTGGCTGTGGGGCCGTGAGCTCACCCTGGTGCCGGCCCCGCTCTCCGGGCAGGCCGGCGGGGCGGTGGGCGCGGGGCTGCCTGCCGCGCACGCTCCCGTCGCCGGGTCCCTGCCGCAGCGCGTCGACGTGCCGTCCATAGGCATCCAGGCCCCGGTGGTGTCCCGGGGCCTGGACAAGGACGGCGCGATCGATCCGCCGCCGTACGACAGCCCGGGCACGGTGGGCTGGTGGGGCCAGGGCGTGCAGCCGGGGGCGGCGGGGACGGCGCTGATGGTGGGGCACGTGGACACACGGTCCAAGCCGGCGGTCTTCTACGGCCTCAGCTCGGCGCAGGCGGGTGACAAGGTCCGCGTGGTGCGGGCGGACGGTTCCGTCGCCGAGTTCACGATCGAGGACGTACGGGTCTACGAACGCACGGCCTTCGACGCGCACAAGGCATACGGCCCGAGGGTCGCGGGGCGCGCGGAGCTGCGCCTGGTGACCTGCGGCGGCACCTACGACAAGGCGGCCAAGGAGTACACGGCGAACGTGGTGGTCTCCGCCTACCTGACCGGCGTGGGAGTCCGCGCGGGGACGGCGGCCTGA
- a CDS encoding HAD-IIA family hydrolase, translating into MAERKPIESWLTDMDGVLIHEGTPIPGADAFIKRLRESGKPFLVLTNNSIYTPRDLQARLSRMGLDVPVENIWTSALATAKFLDDQRPGGTAYVIGEAGLTTALHDIGYILTDHEPDYVVLGETRTYSFEAMTKAVRLINDGARFICTNPDETGPSTEGPLPATGAVAALITKATGKQPYFAGKPNPLMMRTGLNAIGAHSETSAMIGDRMDTDVLAGLEAGMQTFLVLTGLTTEQDTERFPYRPTKTVASIADLVDLV; encoded by the coding sequence GTGGCAGAGCGCAAGCCGATCGAATCGTGGCTCACCGACATGGACGGGGTCCTCATCCACGAGGGCACTCCGATCCCCGGCGCCGACGCCTTCATCAAGCGGCTGCGCGAGTCCGGCAAGCCCTTCCTGGTGCTGACCAACAACTCCATCTACACCCCCCGCGACCTCCAGGCCCGCCTGTCCCGCATGGGCCTGGACGTCCCCGTCGAGAACATCTGGACCTCCGCCCTGGCCACGGCGAAGTTCCTCGACGACCAGCGCCCGGGCGGCACGGCGTACGTCATCGGCGAAGCCGGTCTGACCACCGCCCTGCACGACATCGGCTACATCCTCACCGACCACGAGCCCGACTACGTGGTGCTCGGCGAGACCCGCACGTACAGCTTCGAGGCCATGACCAAGGCCGTCCGCCTGATCAACGACGGCGCCCGCTTCATCTGCACCAACCCCGACGAGACCGGCCCCTCCACCGAGGGCCCGCTCCCGGCCACCGGCGCGGTCGCCGCGCTGATCACCAAGGCGACCGGCAAGCAGCCGTACTTCGCGGGCAAGCCGAACCCGCTCATGATGCGGACCGGGCTCAACGCCATCGGCGCGCACTCGGAGACCAGTGCGATGATCGGCGACCGGATGGACACCGACGTGCTGGCGGGCCTGGAGGCGGGCATGCAGACCTTCCTCGTCCTGACGGGCCTGACCACCGAGCAGGACACCGAGAGGTTCCCCTACCGCCCGACGAAGACGGTCGCCTCGATCGCCGATCTGGTCGACCTGGTCTGA
- a CDS encoding ROK family transcriptional regulator has product MNLPALRGHNDALVLELLRGAGPAGLGRTELAARTGLTRQAVSKITARLGADGLVAEAGRAASTGGKPRTLIRLLPDARHAVGVHLDRDALRAVRVDLAGRVVAESGGPLDFADGPEAAVEAVVRAVARVGVSVGTPLVRVGVAAPGPLDHRAGVMGRVTGFPSWKGFPLKAVLEGRLGLPVLLDKDTNAGAAAAAGAWLRARWPGADAGAGGGLDGGVDADADAELDAGFGFGVGADAGADVLIGGGPRTCVYLHVGTGLGAGLWLGGEVYRGARSAAGEFGHQVLLLDGPACRCGARGCVEVLCLEAVARGDLPGAARIVGEAAANLVALLDVDRVLLGGRVVAAAPDVFVAGVGAVLAARALDPARPVVALAGAGVAEGAAELALAPLFGRG; this is encoded by the coding sequence GTGAACCTGCCCGCGCTGCGAGGCCACAACGACGCGCTGGTGCTGGAGTTGCTGCGCGGTGCCGGACCGGCCGGCCTGGGTCGCACGGAACTCGCCGCCCGTACGGGACTCACCCGGCAGGCCGTCAGCAAGATCACGGCACGGCTCGGTGCGGACGGCCTGGTGGCGGAGGCGGGCCGCGCCGCGTCCACCGGCGGCAAGCCGCGCACCCTGATCAGGCTGCTGCCCGACGCGCGGCACGCGGTCGGCGTGCACCTGGACCGCGACGCGCTCAGGGCGGTACGGGTGGACCTGGCGGGCCGCGTCGTCGCCGAGAGCGGTGGCCCGCTCGACTTCGCGGACGGACCGGAGGCGGCGGTGGAGGCGGTCGTACGAGCGGTCGCGCGGGTCGGGGTCTCGGTCGGAACGCCGCTCGTGCGCGTCGGCGTGGCCGCGCCGGGCCCGCTCGACCACCGGGCCGGGGTGATGGGGCGGGTGACGGGGTTCCCGAGCTGGAAGGGCTTCCCGTTGAAGGCGGTGCTGGAGGGACGGCTGGGGCTTCCGGTGCTGCTGGACAAGGACACGAACGCCGGTGCGGCCGCGGCGGCCGGGGCGTGGCTCCGGGCGAGGTGGCCGGGTGCGGATGCGGGTGCCGGGGGCGGCTTGGATGGGGGCGTGGATGCGGATGCGGATGCGGAGTTGGACGCCGGGTTCGGGTTCGGGGTCGGGGCGGATGCGGGTGCCGATGTCCTGATCGGGGGTGGGCCCCGTACCTGTGTGTACCTGCACGTCGGGACCGGGCTCGGCGCGGGGCTGTGGCTGGGTGGCGAGGTGTACCGGGGTGCACGCTCGGCGGCGGGGGAGTTCGGCCATCAGGTGCTTCTGCTGGACGGGCCGGCGTGCCGGTGCGGGGCGCGGGGCTGCGTGGAAGTGCTGTGCCTGGAGGCGGTGGCCCGAGGCGACCTTCCCGGGGCGGCGCGGATCGTGGGCGAGGCCGCCGCCAACCTGGTCGCGCTGCTGGATGTGGACCGTGTGCTGCTCGGCGGGCGGGTGGTGGCGGCTGCGCCGGATGTTTTCGTGGCCGGTGTCGGAGCCGTTCTCGCGGCCCGCGCGCTGGATCCCGCCCGGCCGGTGGTCGCCCTGGCGGGGGCCGGGGTGGCGGAAGGCGCGGCGGAGCTGGCGCTCGCGCCGCTGTTCGGGCGCGGATAG
- a CDS encoding Gfo/Idh/MocA family oxidoreductase, translating into MSTPAPSAPTSPLRVGVIGYGLAGSVFHAPLVAATDGLALDTVVTSDPARQAQARAEFPDVHTAATAEELWQRDLDLVVVASPNKTHVPLATTALEAGIPVVVDKPLAATAAEARALAALADQRGTFLSVFQNRRWDNDFLTLRRLIADDELGEIQRFESRFERWRPQLKGGWRESGAPEEIGGLLYDLGSHVVDQALVLFGPAVRVYAETDTRRPGAETDDDTFIALTHANGIRSHLYVSATSAQLGPRFRVLGSRAGYVKYGLDPQEGALREGLRPDGRLPWGEEPPHLWGRVGSGESPLTGGGAPVPTELGDYPAYYAAVAAALRTGGPAPVTAHEAARCLDVLEAARMSSQEGVAVELSVSTEPGIA; encoded by the coding sequence ATGAGCACCCCCGCCCCCTCCGCCCCCACCTCACCACTTCGCGTCGGCGTCATCGGCTACGGACTCGCCGGTTCCGTGTTCCACGCCCCCCTCGTGGCCGCCACGGACGGACTCGCACTCGACACGGTCGTCACCTCCGACCCGGCACGGCAGGCCCAGGCCCGCGCCGAGTTCCCCGACGTGCACACCGCCGCCACCGCCGAGGAGCTGTGGCAGCGCGACCTCGACCTCGTCGTCGTCGCCTCGCCCAACAAGACGCACGTCCCGCTCGCCACCACCGCCCTCGAAGCGGGCATCCCGGTGGTCGTGGACAAGCCGCTCGCCGCCACCGCGGCCGAGGCCCGGGCGCTCGCCGCACTGGCGGACCAGCGCGGAACCTTCCTCTCCGTCTTCCAGAACCGCCGCTGGGACAACGACTTCCTCACCCTGCGCCGCCTCATCGCCGACGACGAACTCGGCGAGATCCAGCGCTTCGAGTCCCGCTTCGAGCGCTGGCGCCCGCAGCTGAAGGGTGGCTGGCGCGAGTCGGGCGCCCCGGAGGAGATCGGCGGCCTGCTGTACGACCTCGGCAGTCACGTCGTCGACCAGGCGCTCGTACTGTTCGGCCCGGCCGTACGCGTCTACGCCGAGACCGATACGCGCCGCCCCGGCGCCGAGACCGACGACGACACCTTCATCGCGCTCACCCACGCCAACGGCATCCGCTCCCACCTCTACGTCAGCGCGACCAGCGCCCAGCTCGGGCCGCGCTTCCGCGTGCTCGGCTCGCGGGCCGGCTACGTCAAGTACGGCCTGGACCCGCAGGAGGGCGCCCTGCGCGAGGGCCTGCGGCCGGACGGGCGGCTGCCCTGGGGCGAGGAACCCCCGCACCTGTGGGGGCGGGTGGGCTCGGGCGAGTCCCCGCTGACCGGCGGCGGAGCCCCCGTACCGACCGAGCTGGGCGACTACCCGGCGTACTACGCGGCGGTCGCGGCCGCCCTGCGCACGGGCGGGCCGGCCCCGGTCACGGCGCACGAGGCGGCTCGCTGCCTCGACGTACTGGAGGCGGCCCGCATGTCGTCCCAGGAAGGGGTGGCGGTCGAGCTTTCCGTCAGCACGGAGCCCGGGATCGCGTAA
- a CDS encoding fumarylacetoacetate hydrolase family protein, which yields MKLLRVGPVGSERPALLDQDGTLRDLSGLVTDVDGALLADASVLSRVRDAAESGELPVLDAEGLRIGAPVGRIGKIVGIGLNYFGHAAEIGAEPPAEPILFLKAADTAVGPDDTVLIPRGSVKTDWEAELGVVIGSTARYLDSAEQGLAHVGGYLLVNDVSEREFQIERGGTWDKGKNCETFTPLGPWLVTADEIPDPQVLDVKLWVNGELKQDGNTSDQIFPVGEVVRYLSRFMTLYPGDVIVTGTPAGVAMGRPEPKPYLRAGDVVELQIDGLGRQRQEFKGA from the coding sequence ATGAAGCTGCTGCGTGTCGGACCGGTCGGGTCGGAGCGCCCCGCGCTGCTCGACCAGGACGGGACCCTGCGGGATCTGTCCGGCCTGGTCACGGATGTGGACGGCGCGCTGCTCGCCGACGCTTCCGTGCTGTCCCGGGTGCGGGACGCGGCCGAGTCGGGCGAGCTTCCCGTCCTGGACGCCGAGGGGCTGCGGATCGGCGCGCCGGTCGGCCGCATCGGCAAGATCGTGGGTATCGGCCTGAACTACTTCGGGCACGCCGCGGAGATCGGCGCGGAGCCGCCGGCCGAGCCGATCCTCTTCCTGAAGGCCGCGGACACGGCCGTCGGCCCAGACGACACCGTCCTGATCCCGCGCGGCAGCGTGAAGACCGACTGGGAGGCCGAACTCGGCGTCGTCATCGGCAGCACCGCCCGCTACCTGGACTCCGCGGAGCAGGGCCTGGCCCACGTCGGCGGCTATCTGCTGGTCAACGACGTCTCCGAGCGCGAGTTCCAGATCGAGCGCGGCGGCACCTGGGACAAGGGCAAGAACTGCGAGACCTTCACCCCGCTCGGCCCGTGGCTGGTCACCGCCGACGAGATCCCGGACCCGCAGGTCCTGGATGTGAAGCTGTGGGTCAACGGCGAGCTCAAGCAGGACGGCAACACCTCTGACCAGATCTTCCCGGTCGGTGAGGTCGTCCGGTACCTGAGCCGCTTCATGACCCTGTACCCGGGCGACGTCATCGTCACCGGCACTCCGGCCGGTGTGGCGATGGGCCGGCCGGAGCCGAAGCCGTACCTGCGGGCCGGTGACGTCGTGGAGCTGCAGATCGACGGGCTGGGCCGGCAGCGCCAGGAGTTCAAGGGCGCGTAG
- a CDS encoding YidC/Oxa1 family membrane protein insertase, with protein MSVFTHLVVELGRLLEPALAESATAAAIVLFTVFVRLALHPLSRAAFRGATPAAGCLPLLLQLPVFFLMYQAFTSGGELLSHRLFAAPLGSRWTEALGEGGPFGAQGLVFLALFGAIAVVAAWSAVRGRRSAAAAAVAAAAAQTGAAGAASAASARKRKQAAEGAAVPELSAEQQEAMRKLGGVLPLLSFGTLITAAVVPLAAGLYLLTTTAWSVAERAWLEHRRTRAAERAAERAVERASEGAA; from the coding sequence GTGTCCGTTTTCACCCATCTTGTTGTCGAGCTGGGCCGGCTTTTGGAGCCGGCGCTGGCCGAGTCCGCGACCGCTGCCGCGATCGTGCTGTTCACCGTGTTCGTACGGCTCGCCCTGCACCCGCTGAGCAGGGCCGCCTTCCGTGGGGCGACGCCGGCGGCCGGCTGTCTGCCGCTGCTGCTGCAACTGCCGGTGTTCTTCCTCATGTACCAGGCGTTCACATCGGGGGGTGAGCTGCTGAGCCACCGGCTCTTCGCGGCGCCGCTCGGGTCCCGGTGGACGGAGGCGCTGGGGGAGGGCGGCCCGTTCGGGGCGCAGGGGCTGGTGTTCCTGGCGCTGTTCGGGGCGATCGCGGTGGTGGCCGCCTGGAGTGCGGTGCGTGGGCGCCGGTCGGCGGCCGCGGCCGCGGTCGCCGCCGCGGCCGCGCAGACCGGCGCTGCCGGCGCGGCTTCCGCTGCCTCTGCTCGGAAGAGGAAGCAGGCGGCCGAGGGCGCGGCAGTGCCGGAGCTGAGCGCCGAGCAGCAGGAGGCCATGCGCAAGCTGGGCGGGGTACTGCCCCTGCTGTCCTTCGGGACGCTGATCACCGCCGCCGTGGTGCCGCTGGCCGCTGGGCTCTACCTGCTCACCACCACCGCTTGGTCGGTGGCCGAGCGGGCCTGGCTGGAGCACCGCAGGACGCGCGCCGCCGAGCGGGCGGCCGAGCGGGCGGTCGAGCGGGCCTCGGAGGGCGCTGCCTAG